One window from the genome of Desulforamulus ruminis DSM 2154 encodes:
- a CDS encoding helix-turn-helix domain-containing protein, producing METISDRIEKTIEDNGLTKTQFAKIIGISTGNLGDWKRGKSMPGANALAKIAEHFDVSLDWLILGKKIEKLEQIPGRVSRISEGEEDRLEFRESGSNSELLKYLKDLSEEDINVLTLVAKRLSGKGSRTSIKTNTPRVKLKKEPETSKSNVCYLPVLSQIPAGRPVSTEDLIEGYLPVPVHMAKSGTFLTRVRGDSMIGDEIFDGDVVQIRMQPTVENGEIAAVRLNGEVTLKHFFNNNGSFILRSSNPEYSDIIANIDDDITIIGKFIAKFSKQDVDVLLDRFREDGAFFNTI from the coding sequence TTGGAAACCATTTCTGATAGAATAGAAAAAACTATAGAAGATAACGGATTAACTAAAACTCAATTTGCTAAAATTATAGGAATATCTACAGGAAACCTTGGGGATTGGAAACGGGGAAAGTCAATGCCAGGCGCAAATGCGCTTGCTAAAATTGCAGAGCATTTTGATGTATCCCTTGACTGGTTAATATTGGGTAAAAAAATAGAAAAGCTTGAACAAATTCCTGGAAGAGTTTCTAGGATATCAGAAGGGGAAGAGGACAGGCTTGAATTTAGGGAGAGCGGAAGTAATAGCGAACTGCTTAAATATTTAAAAGATCTTTCTGAAGAAGATATTAATGTATTAACATTGGTTGCAAAACGACTATCAGGCAAAGGTAGTAGAACTTCAATTAAAACGAATACCCCGCGGGTAAAACTGAAGAAAGAACCGGAAACTTCTAAGAGCAACGTTTGCTACCTGCCGGTACTTAGTCAGATTCCGGCTGGCCGTCCAGTGTCCACAGAAGATCTTATTGAAGGTTATCTCCCGGTACCAGTACATATGGCCAAAAGTGGAACCTTCTTAACTCGGGTCAGAGGGGATAGCATGATTGGTGATGAAATATTTGATGGTGATGTAGTACAGATACGAATGCAGCCCACTGTTGAAAATGGTGAAATCGCCGCCGTTCGACTCAATGGAGAAGTAACTTTAAAACACTTCTTTAACAATAATGGTTCATTTATCCTACGCTCATCTAACCCAGAATACTCAGATATTATTGCTAATATTGATGATGATATAACCATTATTGGTAAATTCATTGCTAAGTTTTCAAAACAGGACGTTGATGTATTACTTGATCGCTTCAGAGAAGACGGAGCCTTTTTTAATACAATATAA
- a CDS encoding sporulation protein, which produces MLKKLMVRFGVGAAKVNLVLEKEQYRIGEAVTGKVVVEGGTVDQEIHALEVDVVLKVNIRGKEFTRVVETLPVARDFRIEAGETREIPFQHPITMQYPVSKGSVAYSLVTKMDIAQAKDAGDADRFAVLPGREMSLVFSALQILGFKEKISSGKVGQYGQEFEFYPSEQFFEQLREVKLKFHTQGDELKLFLELLLAGGVKSVTHHAELALPSEMLSNDHEQPLADTIKEFLEGQLRQVSLQGPRMAPSYQGYPGAAPGSPFGGFMGGMVAGMLGGAVLGELFGGDENEEAGAEAEGDEGFDLGFGDMMDFGDDEF; this is translated from the coding sequence ATGTTGAAGAAGTTGATGGTCCGCTTTGGTGTAGGAGCGGCAAAGGTCAACCTGGTGCTGGAGAAGGAACAGTACCGTATTGGCGAGGCTGTCACGGGAAAAGTGGTGGTGGAAGGAGGGACGGTGGATCAGGAGATCCATGCCCTGGAGGTGGATGTGGTACTGAAGGTGAATATCCGGGGCAAAGAGTTCACCAGGGTGGTGGAGACCCTTCCGGTGGCCCGGGATTTTCGTATTGAGGCCGGTGAAACCAGGGAAATTCCCTTTCAACATCCAATTACAATGCAGTACCCGGTTTCCAAAGGTTCCGTGGCCTATTCGCTGGTTACTAAAATGGACATCGCCCAGGCCAAGGATGCCGGCGATGCCGACCGGTTCGCGGTGCTGCCCGGCCGGGAAATGTCCCTGGTTTTTAGTGCCCTGCAGATCTTGGGCTTTAAGGAAAAAATCAGTTCCGGAAAAGTGGGGCAATATGGTCAGGAGTTTGAGTTTTACCCCTCAGAGCAGTTTTTTGAACAACTACGGGAAGTAAAACTCAAATTCCATACCCAGGGTGATGAATTAAAGCTGTTTTTAGAATTGCTGTTGGCCGGCGGCGTAAAAAGCGTAACCCACCATGCAGAGCTGGCCCTGCCCTCTGAAATGCTAAGCAATGACCACGAACAGCCCTTGGCCGATACCATCAAGGAGTTCCTGGAAGGTCAGTTAAGACAGGTTTCCCTCCAGGGGCCCCGGATGGCTCCTAGCTATCAGGGTTACCCTGGGGCAGCCCCAGGCTCTCCCTTTGGCGGTTTTATGGGGGGGATGGTCGCCGGCATGCTGGGCGGCGCTGTATTGGGAGAACTCTTTGGCGGTGATGAGAATGAAGAGGCCGGTGCCGAAGCAGAAGGAGACGAAGGCTTTGATTTGGGCTTCGGGGATATGATGGATTTTGGTGATGATGAGTTTTAA
- a CDS encoding hemolysin family protein, translating into MILINLLLMVLLIAATAFFVAAEFAIVKVRDSRIEQLIQEGNKRAEAVRKVIHNLDGYLSACQLGITLTALGLGWIGEPAVSDVIEPLIHYLGLPAAVTEGLSFVIGFSVITFLHVVIGELAPKTLAIQLAEKVTLAISPILIRFYKIMYPAIWLLNGSARFIIKLMGLHAVSEHQQIHSEEEIRMILLQSHQGGEINQTELQLARNSLHFADRVAREIMVPRTDMVCLYTHLSWEENLKIITEEKYARYPVCDGDKDCIIGFVNTKDLCFSGLTDLNKLNLEGLLKQSLRKVMIATELTPIDQILKKMQKNRLQLAIVQDEYGGTAGLLTIEDILEEIVGEIQDEYDEERQLIEPLGQGRYSVDARIPIADFNLEFDLNLEAKGVFTLGGWFLEESHRRPEKGQTAQYKNLKFTISEMEQNTIRRIELTYPPKE; encoded by the coding sequence TTGATTTTGATAAACCTGCTGCTGATGGTTCTGCTGATTGCAGCCACCGCTTTTTTTGTTGCTGCGGAATTTGCCATTGTCAAGGTGAGAGATTCCCGTATCGAACAATTAATTCAGGAAGGAAACAAACGGGCGGAAGCTGTCAGGAAAGTCATCCACAACCTGGACGGCTACCTCTCGGCCTGTCAGTTGGGCATTACCCTCACTGCTTTAGGTTTGGGCTGGATCGGAGAACCGGCCGTGTCCGACGTCATTGAACCGCTCATTCATTACCTGGGCCTGCCTGCCGCCGTAACCGAAGGTCTGTCCTTTGTGATCGGTTTTTCAGTCATCACCTTCCTGCATGTGGTCATTGGGGAACTGGCGCCCAAAACCCTGGCCATCCAATTGGCCGAGAAGGTAACCCTGGCCATTTCACCCATTTTGATCCGTTTTTACAAAATCATGTACCCGGCCATTTGGCTTTTAAACGGTTCCGCCCGGTTTATCATCAAACTCATGGGCCTGCATGCGGTATCCGAGCACCAGCAGATTCACTCCGAAGAGGAAATCCGCATGATTCTGCTGCAAAGCCATCAGGGAGGAGAAATTAATCAAACCGAGCTGCAATTGGCCAGAAATTCCCTGCACTTTGCCGACCGGGTGGCCCGGGAAATCATGGTACCCCGTACCGATATGGTTTGTTTGTATACCCATTTGAGCTGGGAAGAAAACCTGAAAATTATTACCGAGGAGAAATATGCCCGCTATCCGGTATGCGACGGGGATAAAGACTGCATCATCGGTTTTGTGAATACCAAAGATTTATGTTTTAGCGGCTTAACGGATTTAAATAAGCTGAATTTAGAAGGGTTGCTTAAACAATCCCTGCGTAAAGTCATGATCGCCACCGAACTGACACCCATCGACCAGATTTTAAAGAAAATGCAAAAAAACCGGCTGCAGTTGGCCATTGTGCAGGATGAGTACGGCGGCACCGCCGGTCTTTTGACCATTGAAGACATTTTAGAGGAGATTGTGGGGGAAATTCAGGATGAATACGATGAAGAGCGGCAGCTCATTGAACCCCTGGGCCAAGGCAGATATTCCGTGGACGCCCGCATACCCATTGCGGATTTCAACCTGGAGTTTGATTTAAACCTGGAGGCCAAGGGCGTCTTTACCCTGGGCGGCTGGTTTTTGGAGGAATCTCACCGGCGTCCGGAAAAAGGCCAGACCGCCCAATACAAAAACCTGAAGTTCACCATTTCCGAAATGGAGCAGAACACCATTCGGCGCATTGAACTGACCTATCCACCCAAGGAATAA
- the mtnA gene encoding S-methyl-5-thioribose-1-phosphate isomerase, whose amino-acid sequence MDAIIWEGNRLRLLDQTKLPGTIEYIECNDYYTVAEAIKRLSVRGAPAIGAAAAYGLVVGAGQIQTEDPKVFLEKLESIAGELGATRPTAVNLRWALDRMMLRLSSAGEKSVQELRDILLEEAHAIYNEDVESNRRMGEYGQQLFPDEVRVLTHCNAGALATAGYGTALGVIRAAHERGKKVSVYADETRPLLQGARLTSWEMVQEGIPVTLITDNMAGYLMSQKMVDCVIVGADRITANGDVANKIGTYGVAVLAKYHQIPFYVAAPLSTIDMNLSSGEQIPIEERDAREVTHHAGQVVAPDGVKAWNPAFDVTPNGLVTAIITEKGVVQPPYTENLKKIFRDKKQEEV is encoded by the coding sequence TTGGACGCCATTATCTGGGAAGGCAACCGGCTGCGTTTGCTGGATCAGACTAAATTACCCGGAACCATTGAATATATTGAGTGCAACGATTATTATACCGTGGCGGAAGCCATTAAGCGGCTTTCGGTAAGAGGAGCCCCGGCCATTGGGGCTGCCGCAGCCTATGGCCTGGTGGTGGGAGCCGGACAAATCCAAACGGAAGATCCCAAGGTATTTCTGGAGAAGCTGGAGTCCATTGCCGGTGAACTGGGCGCCACCCGGCCCACAGCCGTTAACCTCCGGTGGGCGCTGGACCGTATGATGCTGCGGCTCAGCTCCGCCGGAGAAAAGAGTGTGCAGGAACTCCGGGACATCCTGCTGGAAGAGGCCCATGCCATTTACAACGAGGATGTGGAAAGCAACCGCAGGATGGGGGAATACGGCCAGCAATTATTTCCGGATGAGGTGCGGGTTTTAACCCACTGCAATGCCGGGGCCCTGGCAACAGCGGGCTACGGTACCGCCCTGGGCGTGATTCGGGCGGCCCATGAGAGAGGCAAGAAAGTGAGTGTTTATGCCGATGAAACCAGGCCCCTGCTTCAGGGGGCCAGGCTGACTTCCTGGGAAATGGTGCAGGAAGGGATTCCGGTTACACTGATTACCGATAATATGGCCGGTTATTTAATGTCCCAAAAAATGGTGGATTGTGTCATCGTGGGGGCGGACCGCATTACGGCCAACGGGGATGTGGCCAATAAAATCGGCACCTATGGGGTGGCGGTGCTGGCAAAGTACCACCAAATTCCCTTTTATGTGGCAGCGCCCTTATCCACCATTGATATGAATCTTTCTTCCGGCGAGCAAATACCCATAGAAGAGCGGGATGCCCGGGAAGTAACCCACCATGCGGGCCAAGTGGTGGCCCCCGACGGGGTGAAGGCGTGGAACCCGGCCTTTGATGTAACGCCCAACGGGCTGGTGACAGCCATTATCACCGAAAAGGGAGTGGTACAACCACCCTATACGGAAAACCTGAAAAAGATTTTCCGGGATAAGAAACAGGAGGAGGTTTAG
- a CDS encoding MerR family transcriptional regulator has product MKLYKIGELAELAGVSKRTIDYYTNLSLLKPVRSESNYRYYHQDSLLRLKLIEGMKKQRFTLDEIKERMSVLDQSFLSGETGKNKPASIDVNFLKEQFKQLEIQLAQLQPVMSGMDAKQAALVTRQALMQSLAVIQSLLLYLNETAPFI; this is encoded by the coding sequence ATGAAACTTTACAAAATTGGCGAACTGGCGGAATTGGCCGGTGTAAGCAAACGAACCATTGATTACTATACCAATCTTAGCCTGCTTAAACCCGTACGGTCGGAAAGTAATTACCGCTATTATCATCAGGATTCCCTGCTGCGGTTAAAACTCATTGAAGGGATGAAAAAGCAACGCTTCACACTGGATGAGATCAAAGAACGAATGTCTGTTTTAGACCAATCTTTTTTATCCGGAGAGACGGGAAAAAACAAACCGGCCAGTATTGATGTGAACTTCCTGAAAGAACAGTTTAAACAACTGGAAATTCAACTGGCCCAGTTGCAGCCGGTCATGAGCGGCATGGATGCCAAGCAGGCGGCGCTGGTAACCAGGCAGGCACTCATGCAAAGTCTGGCGGTGATCCAGTCGCTGCTGTTGTACCTTAACGAAACAGCGCCTTTTATTTAG
- a CDS encoding amidohydrolase, whose product MSKLLIRGATILTMEGPDAIIETGEILMEDGWITHVGLPGSAPGYFDMDEVIEADGEVAMPGFVNCHTHAAMTLLRGYADDMSLMPWLSEKIWPFEDRLTGEDVYWGTMLACLEMIKSGTTCFGDMYFFMDHVARAVEKSGIRAVLARGMVGVAPTGAAALTESEELVKNWNGKADGRITAMLGPHAPYTCPPDYLGKVMDLAAKLKVGVHIHVAETRTEYDDMLKQYGKTPVQHLDSLGLFKLPVLAAHCVHLDQEDMEILAQKAMGIAYNPQSNMKLASGIAPMAKLLDLGATVGIGTDGTSSNNNLDMLEELRAGSYLQKVGTMNPEVLPAYRTLQMATIDGALCMGLGDRVGLIKEGMRGDIILVDIKQPHMCPQHNLVANLAYAANCGDVRTVIIDGKLVMLDGAVLTMDEEKVMAEAQERAMRLAGK is encoded by the coding sequence TTGAGCAAGCTACTGATCCGCGGGGCCACCATCCTAACCATGGAAGGCCCGGATGCCATCATTGAAACAGGTGAAATACTTATGGAAGACGGGTGGATCACCCATGTGGGATTGCCTGGCTCGGCACCCGGTTACTTTGACATGGACGAGGTTATTGAGGCTGACGGAGAGGTAGCCATGCCGGGCTTTGTAAACTGTCATACTCATGCCGCCATGACGCTGCTGCGGGGCTATGCCGACGATATGTCCCTGATGCCCTGGCTCAGTGAAAAAATCTGGCCCTTTGAAGACAGGCTGACCGGCGAGGATGTTTACTGGGGAACCATGCTGGCCTGCCTGGAAATGATTAAATCAGGAACTACTTGTTTCGGGGATATGTATTTCTTTATGGATCATGTGGCCCGGGCGGTAGAGAAGTCCGGGATCAGGGCGGTATTGGCCCGGGGCATGGTAGGGGTGGCCCCTACCGGCGCCGCGGCCTTGACCGAGTCCGAGGAGCTGGTCAAAAACTGGAACGGTAAAGCGGACGGACGCATTACCGCCATGCTGGGTCCCCACGCTCCCTATACCTGTCCTCCGGATTATTTGGGCAAGGTGATGGATTTGGCGGCCAAACTTAAAGTGGGTGTCCATATTCACGTGGCGGAAACCAGGACCGAATACGACGATATGCTTAAGCAGTACGGCAAAACGCCGGTGCAGCATTTAGACAGCCTGGGGCTGTTTAAACTGCCGGTATTGGCGGCCCATTGTGTTCATCTGGATCAAGAAGATATGGAAATTCTGGCCCAAAAGGCCATGGGCATTGCCTATAACCCCCAGAGCAACATGAAACTGGCCAGCGGCATTGCTCCCATGGCCAAGCTGCTGGACCTGGGGGCTACGGTGGGGATCGGTACCGACGGAACTTCCAGCAATAATAATTTGGACATGCTGGAGGAACTGCGGGCGGGCTCTTATTTACAAAAGGTGGGAACCATGAATCCCGAAGTACTTCCGGCTTACCGGACGCTGCAGATGGCCACCATTGACGGGGCTCTCTGCATGGGCTTGGGGGACCGGGTAGGGCTGATTAAGGAAGGCATGCGGGGCGATATTATTTTAGTGGACATCAAGCAGCCCCACATGTGCCCCCAGCATAATTTAGTGGCCAACCTCGCTTACGCCGCAAACTGCGGGGATGTTCGCACCGTCATCATTGACGGCAAACTGGTGATGCTGGATGGGGCGGTGCTGACCATGGACGAGGAAAAAGTCATGGCCGAGGCCCAGGAGCGGGCCATGAGACTGGCCGGTAAATAA
- a CDS encoding adenosylhomocysteinase, which translates to MPDYIVRDIQMAPAGRLKIDWVRQHMPVLNAIREEFEREQPFKGVRVAVCIHLEAKTAYLAEVLKAGGAQVSISGSNPLSTQDDVAAALAAAGLNVYSWYNASEEEYKDHLLHLIDDQPDIVIDDGGDVVQLLHTERTELASRVLGGCEETTTGVLRLRSLERQGQLRFPMIAVNDAYCKYLFDNRYGTGESVWSGIMRTTNLITAGKTVVVAGYGWCGKGIAMRARGLGAKVIVTEVDPVKAIEAYMDGFHPMNSLEAAKMGDIFITVTGCKDVFTGKHYPHMKDGAILCNAGHFDVEVNKKDLAELSVSRRIVRKDIEEFVLQDGRKIYLLAEGRLVNLAAGDGHPAEIMDMSFALQALSARYVLENSGRLEKKVFVVPKEIDDRVADLKLKSLGVQIDSLTAEQEAYINDWNHTT; encoded by the coding sequence ATGCCGGACTATATTGTAAGGGATATTCAAATGGCGCCTGCGGGACGGTTAAAAATTGACTGGGTTCGCCAGCATATGCCGGTATTAAACGCCATTCGGGAGGAATTTGAACGGGAGCAGCCTTTTAAGGGCGTCCGGGTGGCGGTTTGTATTCATTTGGAAGCCAAAACCGCTTATTTGGCCGAGGTTTTAAAAGCCGGCGGGGCCCAGGTGTCCATTTCCGGCTCCAATCCTCTCTCCACTCAGGATGATGTAGCCGCCGCCCTGGCGGCAGCGGGTTTGAATGTTTATTCCTGGTATAACGCCAGCGAGGAGGAATATAAAGACCACCTGCTGCATCTGATTGATGATCAGCCGGATATTGTCATTGACGACGGCGGAGATGTGGTTCAACTGCTGCATACCGAACGGACCGAGCTGGCCTCCCGGGTGCTGGGCGGTTGCGAGGAGACCACCACCGGGGTTTTGCGCCTCCGTTCCCTGGAGCGGCAAGGTCAATTAAGATTTCCCATGATTGCTGTAAATGATGCTTATTGCAAGTATCTTTTTGATAACCGTTACGGAACCGGGGAGTCGGTTTGGTCCGGCATCATGAGGACCACCAACCTGATTACGGCGGGCAAAACCGTGGTGGTAGCAGGATATGGCTGGTGCGGCAAAGGAATTGCCATGCGGGCCCGGGGCTTGGGAGCCAAGGTGATTGTAACGGAGGTCGACCCGGTTAAGGCCATCGAGGCTTACATGGACGGCTTTCACCCTATGAACAGTCTGGAAGCCGCCAAAATGGGCGATATATTTATTACGGTCACCGGCTGCAAGGATGTTTTTACCGGAAAGCACTACCCGCACATGAAGGACGGCGCCATCCTGTGCAATGCCGGACACTTTGACGTGGAAGTCAATAAAAAGGATTTGGCGGAACTGTCGGTTTCCCGCCGGATTGTGCGCAAAGATATTGAAGAGTTTGTATTACAAGACGGGCGTAAAATTTACCTGCTGGCCGAGGGCCGGCTGGTGAACCTGGCGGCCGGCGACGGTCACCCGGCGGAGATTATGGATATGTCCTTTGCACTGCAGGCCCTGAGCGCCAGATATGTGCTGGAAAATTCGGGGCGGCTGGAGAAGAAGGTTTTTGTGGTACCGAAAGAGATCGACGACCGGGTAGCGGATTTGAAGTTAAAATCCCTGGGTGTGCAGATTGATTCCCTTACGGCTGAGCAGGAAGCTTACATCAACGATTGGAATCATACCACCTAA
- a CDS encoding zinc metalloprotease HtpX — protein sequence MNTMKVWLLMGGLSILLVLMGNAIGGSSGAMLFFLIAMGMNFFTYFYSDKMAIKMTRSYPVSEAEAPELYAMVKNLSRRAGLPMPKLYIQPSDQPNAFATGRNPAHSAVAVTEGILRLLSPKELEGVLAHELAHIKNRDVLVGTIAAALAGAISMMGSALQWGAIFGMGRSDDEEGGGGMLGGLVMAIIFPIAAMIIQMAISRSREYMADATGAQIAGSPEGLSNALLKLESAAHRLPPMEVNPATSHLFIMNPLSGASMARLFSTHPPIAERVEKLRAMRR from the coding sequence ATGAATACCATGAAAGTCTGGCTCTTAATGGGCGGTCTGTCCATCCTGCTGGTTCTGATGGGCAATGCCATTGGCGGGTCATCCGGCGCCATGCTGTTTTTCCTGATTGCTATGGGCATGAACTTTTTCACTTATTTTTACAGTGATAAAATGGCCATTAAGATGACCCGGTCTTATCCGGTTTCCGAAGCGGAAGCGCCTGAATTGTACGCTATGGTCAAGAACCTGTCCCGGCGGGCGGGACTTCCCATGCCCAAGCTTTATATCCAGCCTTCGGATCAGCCCAATGCCTTTGCCACCGGACGGAATCCCGCCCACTCGGCGGTGGCCGTAACCGAAGGAATTTTGCGCCTTTTAAGTCCCAAGGAGCTGGAAGGGGTTTTGGCCCATGAACTGGCGCACATTAAAAACCGTGACGTACTGGTAGGAACCATTGCCGCCGCCCTGGCCGGCGCCATCAGCATGATGGGCAGCGCCCTGCAGTGGGGCGCCATTTTCGGCATGGGCCGCAGTGATGATGAAGAGGGAGGCGGCGGCATGCTGGGCGGCCTGGTGATGGCCATTATATTTCCCATTGCGGCCATGATTATCCAGATGGCCATCTCCCGTTCCCGGGAATATATGGCGGACGCCACCGGGGCTCAAATTGCCGGTTCGCCGGAAGGGCTGTCCAATGCCCTGCTGAAGCTTGAGTCAGCGGCTCACCGTCTGCCGCCTATGGAGGTAAACCCCGCCACCTCGCACCTGTTTATTATGAATCCCCTTTCCGGGGCTTCCATGGCCCGGCTTTTCAGCACGCACCCGCCCATTGCGGAACGGGTGGAGAAGCTCAGAGCCATGAGAAGATAG
- a CDS encoding class II aldolase/adducin family protein has protein sequence MSKIERAKEKLADLGRQMYQSGLVAGTWGNLSLLVREEKAVVITPSGMDYTAVQPSDMVVLELDGQVIGGHRRPSSEARVHLAIYRARADIGGVVHTHSEVASAFAVLRKRIDPVVEDAAMLVAGAVEVAEYALPGSEQLGHNVAAALGDRYAVLMANHGLVGVGRTLEEAFTVCQVVEKNARILAWAQALGQPFVIPEQDVAELSRAYRQSYGQPK, from the coding sequence TTGAGCAAAATAGAAAGGGCCAAAGAAAAGTTAGCGGACCTGGGCAGACAAATGTACCAGTCCGGACTGGTGGCGGGAACCTGGGGGAACCTCTCCCTGCTGGTCCGTGAGGAAAAGGCGGTGGTGATTACCCCCAGCGGCATGGATTACACCGCTGTGCAGCCTTCGGACATGGTGGTTCTGGAGCTGGACGGCCAGGTCATTGGGGGGCACCGGAGGCCTTCCAGCGAAGCCCGGGTTCACCTGGCCATCTACCGGGCCAGGGCGGACATAGGGGGTGTGGTTCATACCCATAGTGAAGTGGCCAGCGCTTTTGCGGTGCTGCGCAAACGGATTGATCCGGTGGTGGAGGATGCCGCCATGCTGGTGGCCGGCGCGGTGGAAGTGGCGGAATACGCCCTGCCCGGAAGCGAGCAACTGGGGCACAATGTGGCGGCGGCCCTGGGGGACCGCTACGCCGTGTTGATGGCCAACCACGGGCTGGTAGGGGTTGGCAGAACCCTGGAAGAGGCTTTTACGGTCTGTCAGGTGGTTGAAAAAAACGCCAGAATATTGGCCTGGGCCCAGGCCCTGGGACAGCCCTTTGTAATTCCGGAGCAGGATGTGGCTGAATTAAGCCGGGCCTACCGGCAATCCTATGGACAGCCTAAATAA
- the mtnP gene encoding S-methyl-5'-thioadenosine phosphorylase produces the protein MSVRIAIIGGTGVYDPNILTGIRDEKVSTPYGDVGLKIGDYQGKSVAFLNRHGAGHSVPPHLVNYRANIAALKELGVKSIFATAAVGSLNEKMAPGHFVFADQFLDFTKVRKHTFFEGGEQGVVHTDVTDPYCPELRQVLAQAAGEFGLHYHNGGIYVTTEGPRFETPAEIKMLKLLGGDLVGMTSVPEVVLAREKEMCYVNISMVTNFAAGISPTKLTHQEVLEVMAENAENLRKLAMKAIALIDPERGCLCQGALEKLNKE, from the coding sequence GTGAGTGTTCGTATTGCCATCATTGGAGGAACGGGTGTTTACGACCCCAATATACTAACGGGTATTCGAGACGAAAAGGTAAGTACTCCTTATGGAGATGTAGGTTTAAAAATTGGTGATTACCAGGGCAAATCCGTAGCCTTTTTAAACCGTCACGGGGCAGGTCACTCGGTGCCGCCGCACTTGGTAAATTACCGGGCCAATATTGCCGCCCTGAAGGAGCTGGGGGTCAAAAGCATCTTTGCCACTGCGGCCGTAGGCTCTTTAAATGAAAAAATGGCTCCGGGACACTTTGTTTTTGCCGATCAGTTTTTAGATTTTACCAAGGTACGGAAACATACTTTCTTTGAGGGGGGCGAGCAGGGGGTTGTGCATACGGATGTGACCGACCCTTACTGCCCGGAATTGCGCCAGGTGCTGGCCCAGGCTGCCGGGGAATTCGGCCTGCATTACCACAACGGGGGAATCTATGTAACCACCGAAGGGCCCCGTTTTGAGACGCCCGCCGAGATTAAAATGTTGAAGCTGCTGGGCGGGGATCTGGTGGGCATGACCAGCGTACCGGAAGTGGTGCTGGCCCGGGAGAAGGAAATGTGTTATGTTAATATTTCCATGGTGACCAACTTTGCCGCAGGCATTTCACCAACCAAGTTAACGCACCAGGAGGTCTTGGAGGTCATGGCCGAGAACGCGGAGAATCTTCGCAAACTGGCCATGAAAGCCATCGCCCTCATTGATCCGGAAAGAGGCTGCCTCTGCCAGGGCGCCCTGGAAAAGTTAAACAAGGAGTGA